The following proteins are encoded in a genomic region of Spirosoma sp. SC4-14:
- a CDS encoding M20/M25/M40 family metallo-hydrolase — protein MNKLYTLLLGLCVSYAHAQNTDSVTIRKIYNEALANGKSYEWLRYLTKQIGPRLSGSDGAQKAVDWTKQVMEKEGFDRVFLQDVMVPHWVRGAKEEAYIKNGKQKITVPIAALGGSVATGPKGVEAEVIEVKNFPELRAMSPDQVKGKIVFFNRPMDPTKINTFEAYGGAVDQRANGASEAAKLGAVGAIVRSMTNIHDDLPHVGSMRYATGVPLIPTAAISTNGADQLSNLLAENPKLTFYFKQNCETLPDAKSYNVVGEIKGSEKPDEIIVVGGHLDSWDLAEGAHDDGAGCVQSIEVLRILKALGIKPKRTIRAVMFMNEENGLRGGVQYADLAKKNNEKHIAAVESDNGGFTPRGFGIVGTPAQRAKVEPWKPLLAIYGLHEIGAGGGGADIGPLAQLGTVLFGFKPDSQRYFDYHHTSADRFETVSQRELELGAASMASLVYLLDQHGL, from the coding sequence ATGAACAAACTATATACCCTTCTTTTGGGCTTGTGCGTTTCCTATGCCCACGCTCAAAATACCGACTCGGTAACAATCCGAAAAATCTACAACGAAGCCCTTGCCAACGGTAAATCCTACGAATGGCTTCGGTATCTGACCAAACAGATCGGGCCACGCCTTAGCGGTTCCGATGGTGCCCAAAAAGCCGTCGACTGGACTAAGCAGGTCATGGAGAAAGAAGGGTTCGACCGGGTTTTTCTTCAGGACGTAATGGTGCCGCACTGGGTGCGGGGAGCCAAAGAAGAAGCCTATATCAAAAATGGCAAGCAAAAAATTACCGTACCTATAGCCGCTTTGGGCGGTTCGGTAGCAACAGGGCCAAAAGGTGTTGAGGCCGAAGTTATTGAGGTTAAGAATTTCCCTGAATTGAGGGCTATGAGTCCCGATCAGGTAAAAGGGAAAATTGTGTTTTTTAACCGCCCTATGGACCCCACCAAAATCAACACCTTCGAAGCCTACGGCGGGGCCGTAGACCAGCGGGCCAATGGTGCTTCTGAAGCGGCAAAGCTTGGTGCCGTTGGCGCTATTGTTCGCTCAATGACCAACATCCACGACGATCTGCCACACGTGGGTAGTATGCGCTACGCAACGGGGGTACCCCTGATTCCGACAGCAGCCATCAGTACCAATGGAGCCGATCAGCTTAGCAACCTTCTGGCCGAAAACCCAAAGCTGACCTTCTATTTCAAACAGAACTGCGAAACCCTGCCCGATGCCAAATCGTATAATGTGGTAGGCGAAATCAAAGGCAGTGAAAAACCCGACGAAATTATTGTAGTCGGTGGTCACCTCGACTCCTGGGATCTGGCCGAAGGGGCTCACGACGACGGTGCCGGTTGCGTTCAATCTATCGAAGTGCTGCGCATCCTGAAAGCGTTGGGCATCAAACCGAAACGCACGATTCGGGCCGTTATGTTCATGAACGAAGAGAATGGCTTGCGGGGTGGAGTCCAATATGCCGATCTGGCGAAGAAAAACAATGAGAAACACATTGCGGCCGTAGAATCGGACAACGGTGGGTTTACACCACGTGGCTTCGGTATTGTTGGAACACCCGCCCAGCGCGCCAAAGTAGAACCCTGGAAACCGCTGCTGGCCATCTATGGTCTGCACGAAATTGGTGCCGGTGGCGGTGGTGCCGACATTGGTCCCCTGGCGCAGTTGGGTACAGTTCTGTTCGGTTTCAAACCCGATTCGCAACGGTATTTCGACTACCACCATACATCGGCCGACCGTTTCGAAACCGTCAGTCAGCGGGAGCTTGAATTAGGTGCGGCCTCAATGGCATCGCTGGTGTATCTACTCGATCAGCATGGGTTATAG
- the lpdA gene encoding dihydrolipoyl dehydrogenase, translating to MEYDVIMIGSGPGGYTGAIRCAQLGLKTAIIEKYPSLGGTCLNVGCIPSKALLDSSEHYYNAAHTFAEHGIKLNDLQVDLAQMIKRKQEVVDVTTKGINFLMKKNKIDEIHGVGSFVDPHTIKITKADGSEQTITGKNIIIATGSKPMSFPSMPIDKKRVITSTEALKLTEVPKHLIVIGAGVIGAELGSVYARLGAKVSFVEFADSMIPTMDKTLGKELQKVVKKLGADFYFSHKVTKVENTGDEVIVTADTPKGEQITITGDYCLVSVGRRAYTDGLNLEAAGVKVDNRGRVEVDDHLRTNVPHIYALGDVIRGAMLAHKAEEEGTFIAETIVGQKPHIHYHLIPGVVYTWPEVASVGLTEEEVKQQGIPYKVGSFPFKALGRARASMDVDGLVKVLANKETDEILGVHMIGARAADMIAEAVTAMEFRASAEDVSRMSHAHPTYTEAFKEACLAATDNRAINM from the coding sequence ATGGAATACGATGTTATTATGATCGGTTCGGGACCGGGCGGCTATACCGGTGCGATTCGCTGCGCTCAACTCGGACTCAAAACAGCCATTATCGAAAAATACCCATCTTTGGGCGGTACCTGCCTCAACGTCGGTTGTATTCCGTCGAAAGCCCTGCTCGACTCGTCGGAACATTACTATAATGCGGCTCATACCTTTGCGGAACATGGCATCAAACTGAACGACTTACAGGTCGATCTGGCCCAGATGATCAAGCGAAAACAGGAAGTTGTCGACGTAACGACCAAGGGAATCAATTTTCTGATGAAGAAAAACAAGATCGACGAAATTCACGGCGTTGGTTCGTTTGTCGATCCGCATACGATTAAGATTACCAAAGCCGACGGTTCTGAGCAAACCATCACCGGAAAGAATATCATCATTGCTACGGGCTCGAAACCGATGTCGTTTCCATCGATGCCTATTGATAAAAAACGGGTCATTACGTCGACTGAAGCCCTCAAACTTACCGAAGTCCCAAAACACCTGATTGTAATCGGTGCGGGCGTAATCGGTGCCGAATTGGGTTCGGTGTATGCCCGGCTTGGCGCCAAAGTATCGTTCGTTGAATTTGCCGATTCAATGATTCCGACGATGGACAAGACGCTCGGTAAGGAGTTGCAAAAAGTCGTTAAAAAACTCGGTGCCGATTTCTATTTCAGCCATAAGGTGACGAAGGTAGAAAACACGGGCGACGAAGTTATCGTTACGGCCGACACGCCCAAAGGGGAACAGATCACCATCACTGGCGACTACTGCCTGGTGTCGGTGGGTCGGCGTGCCTATACCGACGGCCTGAATCTGGAAGCTGCTGGCGTGAAAGTCGACAACCGGGGCCGGGTTGAAGTCGACGATCATCTACGCACCAACGTTCCACACATCTATGCACTCGGCGACGTGATTCGCGGGGCTATGCTGGCACACAAAGCCGAAGAAGAAGGTACGTTCATTGCCGAAACCATTGTGGGTCAGAAACCGCATATCCATTATCACCTGATTCCGGGCGTGGTGTATACCTGGCCTGAAGTGGCATCGGTTGGTTTAACGGAAGAAGAAGTGAAGCAACAGGGCATTCCCTACAAAGTGGGTTCTTTCCCGTTCAAAGCGCTGGGTCGGGCGCGGGCCAGTATGGATGTCGACGGATTGGTAAAAGTGCTGGCCAATAAAGAAACCGACGAAATTCTGGGCGTTCACATGATTGGCGCTCGTGCGGCCGACATGATTGCCGAAGCCGTTACGGCGATGGAGTTCCGGGCCTCGGCCGAAGATGTGTCGCGGATGTCGCACGCGCACCCGACCTATACGGAAGCCTTCAAAGAAGCCTGTCTGGCCGCTACCGACAACCGGGCCATCAATATGTAG
- a CDS encoding amidophosphoribosyltransferase produces MSDAIKHECGIALIRLRKPYQYYIDKYGTALYGANKLYLLMEKQVNRGQDGAGIANIKIDVPPGHRYISRYRSVDQRPVTDIFEKVNKKFRKAIKGNKEKAKDAKWLQENIAFTGEVWMGHLRYGTHGANEIENCHPMLRQSNWRSRNLVVAGNFNMTNVDSLFDKLVSLGQHPKDKVDTVTVMEKIGHFLDEENQRVFDRFKGIYENPDLSDIIEDNLDLQRVLHRSCRDFDGGYAMVGMTGFGAAFVARDPAGIRPAYYYADDEVVVVASEKPAIKTAFNAEYSEIKEVQPGHALIIDKYGEYNELQFVKPIEKRSCSFERIYFSRATDPDIYNERKTLGKLLVPQILKEIDYDLENTVFSYIPNTAETAFFGMVEGLEEYLYKQRKKAIMEGILFEEELDRVLSFRPRVEKLVSKDVKMRTFIADDTQRDDMVSHVYDTTFEVIRKGVDNVVVVDDSIVRGTTLEKSILRMLDRLGPKKIVIVSSAPQIRFPDCYGIDMSKFKEFVAFRAALELLRDRGQDYLVDEVYAQSVVAIESGNSSQQNYVKAIFDPFTHEELSQKVAQIVTPADLNAEVAVVYQTVENLHRACPNHSGDWYFTGNYPTPGGNSVVNKAFVNFMEGRLVRAY; encoded by the coding sequence ATGAGCGACGCTATTAAACACGAATGTGGGATTGCCCTCATTCGGCTCCGCAAACCGTATCAGTATTATATCGACAAATACGGTACGGCCCTCTACGGCGCAAACAAACTGTATCTGCTGATGGAAAAGCAGGTCAACCGGGGCCAGGATGGAGCCGGTATTGCTAACATCAAAATTGATGTTCCTCCTGGGCACCGCTACATCAGCCGCTACCGATCCGTTGATCAACGCCCTGTAACAGACATTTTCGAAAAGGTTAACAAGAAGTTTCGTAAGGCCATAAAAGGCAATAAAGAAAAAGCAAAAGACGCAAAATGGCTCCAGGAAAATATCGCATTTACGGGCGAAGTCTGGATGGGCCACCTCCGATATGGCACGCACGGAGCCAATGAAATAGAAAACTGCCATCCCATGCTTCGGCAAAGCAACTGGCGCAGTCGGAATCTGGTCGTTGCCGGGAATTTTAACATGACCAACGTCGATAGCCTGTTCGATAAACTCGTCTCGCTAGGTCAGCACCCAAAAGATAAGGTCGATACTGTTACGGTGATGGAAAAAATCGGCCACTTCCTCGACGAAGAAAACCAGCGCGTATTTGACCGGTTCAAAGGAATTTACGAAAACCCCGACCTGTCGGATATTATTGAAGATAACCTCGATCTTCAGCGCGTATTACACCGATCCTGCCGCGATTTTGATGGGGGCTATGCCATGGTTGGAATGACAGGATTTGGAGCCGCTTTTGTGGCCCGCGATCCGGCCGGAATTCGCCCCGCTTATTACTATGCCGATGATGAGGTGGTTGTGGTAGCTTCCGAAAAACCAGCCATTAAAACAGCATTCAATGCCGAATACAGCGAAATTAAAGAAGTGCAGCCGGGTCATGCGCTGATCATCGACAAATACGGCGAATACAACGAACTCCAGTTCGTGAAGCCTATTGAAAAACGTTCGTGCAGCTTCGAACGAATCTACTTCTCCCGCGCTACCGATCCCGATATCTACAATGAGCGCAAAACCCTCGGTAAACTGCTGGTTCCGCAGATCCTGAAAGAAATCGACTACGATCTCGAAAATACGGTTTTCTCCTACATCCCGAATACGGCCGAAACGGCATTCTTTGGCATGGTCGAAGGGTTGGAAGAATATCTGTACAAACAACGGAAGAAAGCCATTATGGAAGGCATTTTGTTCGAGGAAGAACTCGACCGGGTGCTTTCATTCCGGCCGCGTGTTGAGAAACTGGTGTCGAAGGACGTAAAAATGAGAACGTTCATTGCCGATGATACCCAGCGCGACGATATGGTTTCGCACGTATACGACACCACGTTTGAGGTGATTCGGAAGGGCGTTGACAACGTGGTTGTGGTCGATGACTCCATTGTTCGGGGAACTACGCTGGAGAAGAGTATTCTGCGAATGCTCGACCGGCTGGGACCGAAGAAGATCGTTATCGTTTCGTCGGCACCGCAGATCCGGTTTCCCGATTGCTATGGCATCGATATGTCGAAGTTTAAGGAGTTTGTTGCCTTCCGGGCCGCTCTCGAACTGCTTCGCGACCGCGGACAGGATTATCTGGTCGATGAGGTGTATGCACAGAGCGTAGTAGCTATTGAATCGGGGAATTCGTCGCAGCAGAACTACGTAAAAGCGATTTTCGATCCGTTCACCCACGAAGAACTCTCGCAGAAAGTAGCGCAGATTGTGACACCTGCTGATCTGAACGCCGAAGTAGCCGTGGTTTACCAAACTGTTGAAAACTTACATCGAGCCTGCCCAAATCACTCTGGCGACTGGTATTTTACCGGAAACTACCCAACCCCCGGTGGAAACAGTGTGGTTAATAAGGCATTCGTGAATTTCATGGAAGGCCGTCTGGTACGAGCTTACTAA